The following coding sequences are from one Delphinus delphis chromosome 19, mDelDel1.2, whole genome shotgun sequence window:
- the GGA3 gene encoding ADP-ribosylation factor-binding protein GGA3, translating into MAEAEGESLESWLNKATNPSNRQEDWEYIIGFCDQINKELEGPQIAVRLLAHKIQSPQEWEAVQALTVLEACMKNCGRRFHNEVGKFRFLNELIKVVSPKYLGDRVSEKVKTKVIELLYSWTLALPEESKIKDAYHMLKRQGIVQSDPLIPMDRTLIPSPPPRPKNPVFDDEEKSKLLAKLLKSKNPDDLQEANKLIKSMVKEDEARIQKVTKRLHTLEEVNNNVKLLGEMLLHYSKEDSSEADKELMKELFDRCESKRRTLFKLASETEDNDSSLGDILQASDNLSRVINSYKTVVEGQVINGEVVTSAIPDSEGNHRSSNQGTLIDLAEVDAPSSLSPVLAPVPRPSGIPILPPPPQALGPGRSHSSSQAEAPPGPSSTGHTLSLLDEELLCLGLTDPAPCAPPRESAGNSQWPLFQNEQSNLDFFSPKPGTGACSLSDGPLLQPSAAPAGNSQAPVVPASAPAPPAGSFSFSTGLAPASAPKAEPAAPGHHGSALGDSTVRQLDALDQLLEEAKATSGLVKPVSSGFFAGAATSPLLPTSTSARPLLPFSTAPGSPLFQPPAFQSQGSPVQGPELSLTSVHVPLESIKPSSALPVTAYDKNGFRILFHFAKECPPGRPDVLVVVVSMLNTAPLPIKSIVLQAAVPKSMKVKLQPPSGTELSPFSPIQPPAAITQVMLLANPLKEKARLRYRLTFALGEQLSTEVGEVDQFPPVEQWGSL; encoded by the exons ATGGCGGAGGCGGAAGGGGAGAGTCTGGAGTCCTGGCTCA ATAAAGCCACGAATCCTTCCAACCGCCAGGAGGACTGGGAATACATAATTGGCTTTTGTGATCAGATCAACAAAGAGCTTGAAGG GCCACAGATCGCCGTCCGACTGCTGGCCCATAAGATCCAGTCTCCGCAGGAATGGGAGGCAGTCCAGGCCCTGACG GTGCTGGAGGCCTGCATGAAGAACTGTGGGAGGAGATTTCATAACGAAGTGGGAAAGTTCCGGTTTTTGAATGAGTTGATCAAAGTCGTCTCTCCAAAG TACCTGGGGGACAGGGTGTCTGAGAAAGTGAAGACCAAGGTTATTGAGCTGCTTTATAGCTGGACGTTGGCGCTGCCGGAAGAATCCAAGATCAAGGATGCCTACCACATGTTGAAGAGACAGG GCATTGTGCAGTCGGACCCGCTGATCCCTATGGACAGGACACTGATCCCCTCTCCGCCACCTCGTCCCAAAAACCCTGTTTTTGATGATGAGGAGAAGTCCAAG CTTTTAGCCAAGTTGTTGAAAAGCAAAAACCCAGATGACCTGCAGGAGGCCAACAAGCTCATCAAGTCCATGGTGAAGGAA GATGAGGCGCGGATCCAGAAGGTGACCAAGCGTCTGCACACTTTAGAGGAGGTTAATAACAACGTCAAGCTGCTCGGCGAGATGCTGCTTCATTACAGCAAAGAGGATTCTTCAGAGGCAGATAAAGAGCTCATGAAG GAGCTGTTTGATCGGTGTGAGAGCAAGAGGCGGACGTTATTCAAACTAGCCAGCGAGACAGAGGACAACGACAGCAGTTTAG GGGACATCCTGCAGGCCAGTGACAACCTCTCCCGGGTCATCAACTCTTATAAAACAGTCGTTGAAGGGCAGGTCATCAATGGTGAGGTGGTCACCTCAGCCATTCCTGACTCTGAAG GAAACCACCGTTCCAGTAACCAAGGCACTCTCATTGACCTTGCCGAGGTGGATGCGCCGAGCAGCTTGTCCCCAGTGCTGGCCCCCGTACCCCGCCCCTCGGGCATCCCTATCCTCCCTCCGCCCCCCCAGGCCTTGGGACCCGGGCGCAGCCACTCGTCCAGCCAGGCTGAGGCCCCGCCGGGACCCAGCAGCACAGGCCACACCCTCAGCCTGCTGGACGAGGAGCTGCTCTGCTTGG GTCTCACCGACCCAGCCCCCTGTGCTCCTCCCAGAGAGTCAGCTGGAAACAGCCAGTGGCCCCTGTTCCAG AACGAACAGTCGAACCTGGACTTCTTCAGCCCCAAACCTGGAACTGGTGCCTGTAGCCTCTCAGACGGGCCTCTCCTGCAGCCCTCAGCAGCCCCCGCAGGCAACTCCCAGGCCCCCGTGGTCCCAGCCAGCGCTCCAGCCCCCCCGGCCGGCTCCTTCTCATTTTCCACCGGCCTGGCCCCAGCTTCGGCCCCCAAGGCTGAGCCTGCGGCCCCCGGGCACCATGGTTCAGCTTTGGGCGACAGCACCGTGCGCCAGCTGGACGCCCTTGATCAGCTTCTAGAAGAGGCCAAAGC gaCCTCAGGCCTGGTGAAACCCGTCTCCTCTGGCTTCTTCGCTGGCGCTGCCACCTCCCCTCTGCTGCCCACCAGCACCTCAGCTAgacctctcctccccttctccacgGCGCCCGGCAGCCCTCTCTTCCAGCCACCTGCCTTCCAGTCCCAGGGCAGCCCCGTGCAGGGGCCCGAGCTCTCCCTCACCAGTGTCCACGTCCCCCTGGAGTCTATCAAGCCTA GCAGCGCCCTTCCTGTGACAGCCTATGATAAAAATGGCTTCCGCATCCTCTTCCATTTTGCCAAGGAGTGTCCTCCAGGACGGCCTGacgtgctggtggtggtggtgtccaTGCTGAATACGGCTCCCTTGCCTATCAAGAGCATCGTGCTGCAGGCTGCAGTGCCCAAG tcAATGAAAGTGAAGTTGCAGCCACCCTCTGGGACAGAACTCTCCCCGTTTAGCCCCATCCAGCCACCTGCAGCCATCACCCAGGTCATGCTGCTGGCCAATCCACTGAAG GAGAAGGCGAGGCTTCGGTACAGGCTGACCTTCGCCTTGGGGGAGCAGCTGAGCACGGAGGTGGGGGAGGTGGACCAGTTCCCCCCTGTGGAGCAGTGGGGGAGCCTGTGA
- the MRPS7 gene encoding small ribosomal subunit protein uS7m, translating to MAASAVTAVRGWSGLLLGVRSIVLRLPGLTQVRWSRYGPEYQDPQIDKGYFRKPLAALTEEEKYERELRKTQVIKAAPATRTSSVFEDPVISKFTNMMMKGGNKILARSLMTQTLEAVKRKQFEKYHTASAEEQATIERNPYTIFHQALKNCEPVIGLVSILKGGHFYQVPVPLADQRRRFLAMKWMITECREKKHRRMLMPEKLSQELLEAFHNRGPVIKRKHDMHKMAEANRALAHYRWW from the exons ATGGCTGCCTCCGCGGTGACGGCTGTGCGAGGGTGGTCGGGCTTGCTGCTGGGCGTGCGGAGTATTGTCCTGAGGCTTCCAGG GCTAACCCAGGTGAGGTGGAGCCGCTATGGTCCTGAATACCAGGATCCCCAGATTGACAAGGGATATTTCCGCAAGCCCCTGGCCGCGCTGACTGAGGAGGAAAAGTATGAGAGGGAGCTCAGGAAGACTCAGGTTATCAAAGCTGCCCCTGCGACGAGAACAAGCTCTGTGTTTGAAGACCCAGTGATCAG TAAATTCACCAACATGATGatgaaaggaggaaacaaaatacTGGCCAGATCCCTCATGACACAG ACTCTGGAAGCTGTGAAAAGGAAACAGTTTGAGAAGTACCACACTGCTTCTGCTGAGGAACAGGCAACCATTGAACGCAACCCTTACACCATCTTCCACCAAGCACTGAAAAACTGTGAGCCTGTGATTGGGCTGGTGTCCATCCTCAAGGGTGGCCATTTCTATCAG GTCCCTGTGCCGCTAGCCGACCAGCGTCGCCGCTTCCTGGCCATGAAGTGGATGATTACTGAGTGTCGGGAGAAGAAGCACCGGCGGATGCTGATGCCGGAGAAGCTGTCCCAGGAGCTGCTGGAGGCTTTTCACAACCGGGGCCCTGTGATCAAGAGAAAGCACGACATGCAC
- the NUP85 gene encoding nuclear pore complex protein Nup85 isoform X3, which produces MCLVSSLSAMELIWNLCEILFIEVAPAGPLLLHLLDWVQLHVCEVDSLSADVLGSENPSKHERFWNLVTVLVLQGRLDEARQMLSKEANTSPTSAGMCRILGDLMRTMPVLSPGNTQTLTELELKWQHWHEGCERHLQDGTFASSPHLESLCKIMLGDEAALLEQKELLSNWYHFLVTRLLYSHPTVKPMDLHFYAQSSLDLFLGGESSPEPLDNILMAAFEFDIHQVIKECSIALSNWWFVAHLTDLLDHCKLLQSHNLYFGSNMREFLLLEYASGLFAHHSLWQLGVDYFDYCPELGRVSLELHIERIPLSTEQKALKVLRVCEQRQMTEQVRSICKILAMKAVRNNRLGSALSWSIRAKDAAFATLVSDRFLRDYCERGCFSDLDLIDNLGPAMMLSDRLTFLGKYREFHRLYGEKRFVDAASLLLSLMTSQIAPRTFWMTLLTDALPLLEQKQVIFSAEQTYELMRCLEDLTSGRPVRGEPDAQQLQDDDVETTKVEMLRLALARNLARSIIKEGSLEGS; this is translated from the exons ATGTGCTTG GTCTCCAGTCTGTCAGCAATGGAGCTCATTTGGAACCTTTGTGagattctttttattgaagtagccCCAG CCGGCCCTCTTCTCCTTCACCTCCTTGACTGGGTCCAACTGCATGTGTGTGAGGTGGACAGTTTGTCGGCAGATGTTCTGGGCAGTGAGAATCCAAGCAAACACGAGAGATTCTGGAACTTG GTGACCGTCTTGGTGCTGCAGGGCCGGCTGGATGAGGCCCGACAGATGCTCTCCAAGGAAGCCAAcaccagccccacctctgcaggcATGTGCCGAATCCTTGGGGACCTGATGCGGACCATGCCTGTTCTCAGC CCTGGTAACACTCAGACACTAACGGAGCTGGAGCTGAAGTGGCAGCACTGGCACGAGGGATGTGAGCGGCACCTCCAGGACGGCACGTTCGCCTCCAGTCCTCACCTCGAGTCTCTCTGCAAG ATCATGCTGGGAGATGAAGCTGCGCTGTTGGAGCAGAAGGAGCTTCTGAGTAACTGGTATCATTTCCTAGTGACCCGGCTCCTGTACTCTCACCCCACAGTAAAACCCATGGACCTGCACTTCTATGCCCAG TCCAGCCTTGACCTGTTTCTGGGAGGTGAGAGCAGCCCAGAACCCCTGGACAACATTTTGATGGCAGCCTTCGAGTTTGACATCCACCAAGTGATCAAGGAGTGCAG CATCGCCCTGAGCAACTGGTGGTTTGTGGCCCATCTGACAGACCTGCTGGATCACTGCAAACTCCTCCAGTCGCACAACCTCTA CTTTGGATCCAACATGAGAGAGTTCCTCTTGCTGGAATACGCCTCAGGACTCTTTGCTCATCACAG CCTGTGGCAGCTGGGGGTGGATTACTTTGACTACTGCCCTGAGCTGGGCCGAGTTTCCTTGGAGCTGCATATTGAGCGGATCCCTCTGAGCACAGAGCAGAAAGCCCTCAAGGTGCTGCGGGTTTGCGAGCAGCGGCAGATGACTGAGCAAG TTCGCAGCATTTGTAAGATCTTGGCCATGAAAGCTGTCCGCAACAATCGCCTGGGCTCCGCCCTCTCTTGGAGCATTCGAGCCAAAGATGCCGCCTTCGCCACGCTCGTCTCAGACAG GTTCCTCAGGGATTACTGTGAGCGAGGctgcttttctgatttggatctcATTGACAACCTGGGGCCAGCCATGATGCTCAGTGATCGACTGACGTTCCTGG GAAAGTACCGCGAGTTCCACCGGTTATATGGGGAGAAGCGTTTCGTTGATGCTGCTTCTCTTCTCCTGTCGTTGATGACGTCCCAGATTGCCCCCCGTACTTTCTGGATGACACTACTAACAGATGCCTTGCCCCTTTTGGAACAGAAACAG GTGATTTTTTCAGCAGAGCAAACATACGAGCTGATGAGATGTCTGGAGGACTTGACCTCAGGAAGACCAGTGCGTGGAGAGCCTGATGCCCAGCAACTCCAG GATGATGACGTAGAGACCACCAAGGTGGAAATGCTGAGACTTGCTCTTGCACGGAATCTTGCCCGGTCAATCATAAAAGAAGGCTCATTGGAAGGTTCCTGA